The Mycolicibacterium mageritense genome contains a region encoding:
- a CDS encoding helix-turn-helix domain-containing protein, which translates to MVTVEADLVSVESRLAAGEIGCPSCADGVLGGWGFARPRRIRGVAGAVRPRRGRCRSCLVTHVLLPVMMFARRGYGAQTIWNALVQRADGFGHRRIAENLRVPATTVRGWLRRVAGRVESVRAWFIQVAMRTGIDVPVPQVGCGWRDLVAAIITAAAAIGQRFGPAGVLGVVTPHLVMVAVSGGRLLAPDWSPA; encoded by the coding sequence GTGGTGACGGTAGAGGCTGATCTGGTTTCCGTCGAGTCCCGGCTGGCTGCCGGCGAGATCGGGTGCCCGTCCTGCGCCGACGGTGTGCTGGGCGGCTGGGGATTTGCCCGGCCCCGCCGCATCCGCGGCGTAGCTGGCGCGGTGCGTCCGCGACGGGGGCGTTGCCGGTCGTGTCTGGTGACGCATGTGCTGCTGCCGGTGATGATGTTTGCGCGTAGAGGGTATGGCGCACAGACGATTTGGAATGCGTTGGTGCAGCGAGCCGACGGCTTTGGGCATCGCCGAATCGCGGAGAATCTGAGGGTGCCAGCGACCACGGTGCGCGGATGGCTGCGCCGGGTGGCCGGGCGTGTGGAGTCAGTGCGGGCGTGGTTCATCCAGGTCGCGATGCGCACCGGAATAGACGTGCCGGTCCCGCAGGTCGGCTGCGGCTGGCGTGATCTGGTGGCCGCGATAATCACCGCCGCTGCGGCGATCGGTCAGAGGTTCGGCCCGGCGGGGGTGCTGGGCGTGGTGACGCCGCACCTGGTGATGGTGGCGGTCAGCGGCGGGCGGCTGCTGGCGCCGGACTGGTCACCGGCATGA